The sequence below is a genomic window from Macadamia integrifolia cultivar HAES 741 chromosome 1, SCU_Mint_v3, whole genome shotgun sequence.
CTCTATATAAATTCCACACATTCAAGAACGAGGGAAAAAATTCATGTGAGAAAAATTGCACTCAAATATCTTGGGAAGTTTTTACTTAAAATGATTTAGAGGACAGTTTTATTTCACCATGCATTGGAAGAACCACATAACAATCAAAGGTTGACAATATATGTCCCCTCtactagaaaataaaaaatctgccCCTTATTTACGGATGGTTGATAGGGCAAAAAAACCTCGTGCACTAGATtgcccttttttatttatgaatgattGAATTGTTCCTCTATACCCTATATTCGATGATGGCAACGACGATGACGACAATAACCAAAAACCTTAACtgtatcccaacttaatggagaaAGCCACAtgatccatacaaaacaaaataggaaaaaaatgagGTCTAACCaaagaaagggaaggaagagataAGAAAAGAGGGATACAAAATGAGATAAGACATGAGAATAAGACAATGAACAATTAGAAGTACCCCTACTGAAGTGTCATTTAAATATTACATTTATTAAAACCCAATTTTAAGTCATTATTCTAGTTTTTAAATGATTAAATGATGGGAGAAGGTTCCCACAACATTAACAAAAGGGAGATTGTGCACATCACACCAATGGCTCTCTAGATAAAATATATCTATATGACGTCCGCATatttaaaagaggaaaaaaaaaaaagccatacATGAGAAAAATTGCAGCATGACTTGATGGGAAGTtttcaattaaaataatttGGGGTTGAGAATCGCTTCCTACTCATAGTCTCCAAACCAATATCTGGGCAATGAAGGGCACTCATAGATATTCCCCAAAGGGTAAGgacatgaagagagagaaaattgattctaaatccatagCTTGACTCCAGAGCGCAATGGGATAGATATGGTTTCCTAAATAATTTATGTATTGTGGCTTataaaattatgagaaaaattGCACTAACATCTCCCAAATTTGTAAGAAGAGACGAGAAAAGAGGGATAAGAGGTAAGATGAGacatgataaataaaaaattaacaatgaCAAACCACACGCTAGAATCACCCGGTTTTAAATCTGAAAGCATTGCTACAAGGTCTACTAAGAATTCTTAGGCTTAGCTATGTCATATTGTTGTGatatttagggaaaaaaatcgtctgctattccgatctcgtacaattccgtaaaATACCGCCTTCAGAGGATGACACGTGAAttaataccaatgcaatggtccggatctgatttaaatgccttttcactaatttaatgttttattagttgtaccagatctgggccattgtatttgtatcaatacacgtgtcaccgtctGAAAATGGTATTGTAcaaaattgtacaagatcgaaATTGCAAACGATTTCAACCCGATATTTAGTCCACCATGAAAGGCTTCCAATGTTGGACTGACTTGGAAACTATAGACCAAATATTTGAGTTACCTTATCGATTAAGATAAgatctcatcttcctccatCTTTTATCTCATTCAAATCTTTATGTCCATCACTTAGGAGACAAGATCTTAACCGAAAACTGTTCTGAATCAGATCGAATCCAGCTCAATTTCCGGTTCATCCAGGAAGAACCAATATCAGTGACCCGATTCCACTTACATGAACCCTATTATTACTTGGTgtaaggatctgaacatgaaaATGAGGTCGCCATTAAAGAACCTTGGTAGCTCTGGTTGGATTCACAATTGGTAAAGTAGAACAGTTTAATTATTCACAGAATTCCAGGAAGTCGAAGAAACTGATTACTTCTCCTATCTTAAGCGGGCTAAGAAGGGAGAGCAACGAGATTATGTGAGAAATAGTATCCGGTTTTCCTGAAACggggagaaagaagaacaagaaaagatcCAAAATCTGCCAAGCGATCAACCAAATTCTATGCAAGTGTAAAGTTCGTAAAGCCCAAATCAGTTACATACAGCcaaggaaggaaggaaaaaaaggaaaatatcagaaattaaaaaccaccaccacaaccaccaccaccacaaccaccaccaccacagccACCACCACCGCAACCACCACCATGACCAGCATCAGCAATCAAATCCCCTATCAAAAGACCTCCAAGTGCTCCTCCCAGCAATCCAGCTCCCAACCCAAGCCTACTCTTCTTTTGCGGCTGCTGCACAGGCGGATAACCCTGCTGCGGTGGATACCCATAACCTGGTTGAGGTGGAGGGTATGGATACGCCCCTGGCGGTGGGTACCCATACCCTGCCACCGGCTTTGGATATCCCTCTGGCGGTGGATACGCTCCTTGCGGCTGCGGCGGGTAAGGTGGATAACCCGCAGCCCCCGGCGGAGGATACGCACTACTAGATCCAGGTGCCGGATATGCAGCATAAGCCGCGCTGGTCCCTGCAGCAACTGGGTAGGCGGTAATGGGTTCAGCTGCTTTTGATACCGCCGATGCCGGAGCAGTGACTTTATCGCTGAACTTATAAGAGAAATTCAACTGACCTTTGGCTTTACCAGAAGGTTTCCTGACCTGATAAGTAACAGATTGAGCAGAATTTCCTTTACCGGCGCTTTCGAGTAGCTCCTTAACGGGGACATGTACGTCGCCGATTTCTTTATCGCCACCAAGACTACGATCCGAAAATAGTTGAAAGACGAGAACAAGACCCCCTTTCTGAGCAGCGACTTCATCGATGTTGAAGTTCATCTTGAAATTCCAATTAGGGCTCCTCCCACCATCTTTATCGATTGGGGTTTTCTGCTTCGTACGGGGATCACCGCCGAGAGTAACAACGACGTAGACGTCCATCTTCCCGAAGAGATTAACATCTTTGATATCTTTAGCAGATATCACTGTGAGTTCTAATGGTCTGTATTCCATATTTCAGAGAAAAACGAGATCAGAAACAAGATTTTGAATAACAAGAAATCCTCGGAAACGACTATGGGTGGATTTATAAGAGGAGATAAGGAAGAACTAGGAAAGTTCCTGTCCGTTGAGGAGACCAACTGACTTAAGGAAACGGCGACGCGTCAGCTACCTTTCGAAGGGGGAAACTAATGCTTATCTGGTAGGCCGCGTTTTCGAGAAATTTACACAGGGCTGCCATCCTCGATCCTTCCTAGTTGCTCAAGTCGGTTATTAACCCGGAATCGGATCTGGATTGGGTTCACCCGATTCGGATTTTGATTCAGGGTTTATCTTTTATTGTTTGTTTTAGTGATTGTTGTGATGTTATTTAGGGTTATAGTAGTATAGGTTAGGGAATCTGGATTGAGGATTCAACACAGGTTCCTTTTgtttctatatatatttatttcatCTTTGTAACCGAAAGAAGTGAGACAAATGTTAGATCCTTAAATATATGTTCAGTGAATTTATGTGTAGCGGATCCAAACTTAATGATAAGCTTTGAATTAGGCTTCAAAAGTTGTAGTTGATGACATTTTAGGGTTAGTCTTTTGTTGTGTTTTGTTAGTTTTCATTATATTTATTGGTCTTCTAATTAGGAGATCCATTTTTTTGGTCTGAACAGTCTCGAGATTGGAAATCTCTCGGGTTTGGTGGCTCTACCAAACTTCATTCTATGTAAGTTTGTCTTTTGGGAAGGAGCTTttctttcttgaatttctttcaATGTGGTCTTTAGAAACCTAATGGAAATTGATCGTTCTAGAACATTGACAATTGGGACGAGTTTTGaccaatttcaatccaaatagattgattcaatcaattcaatctcaaatttttgaaaataacaCAAGAAGAGCTGAGAAATCTGGGGTTTCATGAATAGGAGTTGAATCAACCAATGAGGGTCATTAGATTCTTGTAGGAAAAAAACTAGGGTTAgggtagggatgtcaattgaTCAAACATAACTAGTTTTGACCAGGCCTaatcaatcccatcaatttaaaattttggaCCATTTCTGCCCATTTAGGTAACCAAACATTATAGGTGATGGTATATATacatgtttctattttggttaatATTGAAGTCGTTGGGCCAATACCTTGCATCGAAACACCTTATTATTAATTGGCCGAATTAGTCTCAAGTTTCAACTGATCGAACCAGACCGGGTTTATCAGCACCGGCCAACTTTTGACACCTTTACATGAGGGCATGTCTTGGCCGATTCCATTGACCAGGACCGATCCGGATCAACCCTTGAGCAAACTTGTAAATTACTTACTTTTCGTTTGTTAAGGGTGTGATGTCCATGTGTTGACGGCGATTAACAAATACCCGTCAAAGACCGTCACTGAAATCAGTTGATTAACTATGGTTAGTGTGAACTAACCATGGTTCTTGCGTTCTTCTATGCCGGctagatatttttatttaattaagttGTGCAAGGGGAGTCCTTAAGCAGCATGGTTGTGTATAAGCATTACCATTCATGAAGGTTTTGGAAAGGTTCCACGGCCATAGGACGTAAGGTTTGACCTCTAAGGTATATTTCTTGAAGATAGGTTGACTTGGCAAATCATATTCCTTTCATACTTACAATGTACCATGTACCATGTACCAAGTTATGTCTTACCCCACNNNNNNNNNNNNNNNNNNNNccccccccccccccccaaaaaaaaatgtaccaAGTTATGAAGATCCATGGTTCTAAGAATTGGAATCAAATAGAAGATATGTATTTTAATTTGTGTATGTAGAATCTACATAATTAATGAGGAGAAAAATTTATCGATTGAGAAAAGAGAGTGTCATCATTGTGAAGGGTGTTTATTGGTATCGAATTGAACCGAATTATTTGGTATGGTATCGGTATGAGATTCATTAATCGAGATAATATTTAATATGGCATATGACTTAAAAAATACATCATACTGTATTGATACCATATCAAATATTGATATCATTACCGAATACCGATATCAAATATTAAACCAAACAGATTCGATATGGTATCAATATGGGGTATATATGCACTATATCATACTGATACTGGACTAAATATCGATATCATATTGATATATGTTAAGGTCATGAAGAGATTGGATTACCCAAAGAAAAGGGTTTATAAGGAGGATAATGAGTCTTCCATTTAAAACATGATTCTACATGTGGCATGCATGTTTTTAGTGCAAGGTATTGGTAATTTTTTATATCGATGACAATGctaatatcaataccaatatgaGTACTAATATAGATCAATCGTATCAGGACGTGTTGCTCTTCAAAATATTagtattgattttttttgaaCTATTTTATTCTTTCCTATTCTAATAATACGGATAGGATATTGATGATATACAATCgaaaccaatgccaataagGTCAATTCTCAATGTCTAAAACCATGATGGCAAATGGATGAGGGGGCCAAGTGGCCAACTGAGTTGGTAGCTTAGTGGAAGGAAGCACTGCCCTATCATCGCTTGAGTTGGTTAGTTGTAGATTCAAGTTGGCACATCCATTATCGCTTGTGGACCTATGGAAACGATGCTTACCCTACGAGGGCTTTGACCTTGGCTATGATAACTACCATagaacatcatttttttttattataataaataaaatgaatgaGGGGTGGATTTAATACAACCCATTGAAATCCATGTAAAACATGCCCTTGATGACCATCATACATCCATTGAGAAAATTTCAAACCAATTTAATATTCCCATATGTCATTGTATAAGTTGAgcatgaaattgaaaatttcacaAGGAAAACGAGAGTTTGAAAACGTCTTGGGAAAGCAActaaatttattttgttttgagcaaagaaaaaagggagtcaattgaaaaaacaaaagagggagTTCCATAGAAAATGGGCCTTACTGCTGAGATGGCATATCAAAAATTCCATAGAAAGCTAACGATGGGTCCTTAATATTTTTAATGTTCAACTTGTCAAATCATCCACACGAACAATTAAACAGTGGCATAAATTATACATTGTGTGggatcatggtttgaggaatcggatcagATCGATTGGAATCGATCATCATtgaattgatattgatattgatcttAATCGAGATAATTAATTTATAATGTTCAATTTGTCGTGTGAATGTGGGTatggatggtgatggtgatggtgatgtgGGTGAGACTTTCGATGGTGTTATCTGAGATAATTAGTATCATCGATAATATTCAATTTGTCAAATCATTAATTTAAAGATAAAACTatagatgaaattttcagagagagagagagagagagagagagagagagagtgtgtgtgtgtatcaCATCTTAGATCATCCCCTCATTCAACCACCagtgaagaaaaaatttgtCCTAAAGTTTATATCAAATCTCTCTTTAGCTCTTTCAACTTTTCCCTCCCttggttttttattattattattattattattttgtcaaGCTCCCttggttttttattattattattttgtaaaaCTCCCTTGGTTTTTTTAAGTTTAGGAAAAGATAATCTAGGGCCACtaatgtttagtgctctttattattttcaatgaaaattgaatgattatCATTCAATCCTGGTATGACCTAGTCcatacaattccatacaattgTGAGGTCGTATGAGCCTGTAGGATTAGTCAGGCCTTCAAATAGGATACCTAtcgttaacaaaaaataaaaataaaaaaaatctaggatTCTCTTGAACGTAGTAGGGATAAAGTAAAtgcacttttttcttttgggagggAGTGAACGATAACGTAAGCCACTAATTGGCTAGGAGAAAGGTGAAAAGTGATACACCGAAGAATATGAAATTCTACCTTtatagaataattttttttgtaaagaacCTTTATAGATTCTTACTCCTTTTATAAATAGAAAAGCATAAATTGATTTTGGTGATGGGTATGTTTACCAGCAtcaatgttcatttttttttttttttagttgaaaatttaaaattaatgcCATTTTAAAGGACCTCGCTTTTCTTCACCTACaatgaaagagaagagaatctcttcatccacctTATATAATCCTTTAACTGGAGAGGAGAAGAGTATTTTCGGATCATGAAGTATAAGGGATGTGAATTAATGATGAATTAACAGTCCAATTATAACATTGCATTACTCTAGTTGGCACTtctggatcaaaatcctctgtttttctcatccctgttttttcttgttttgctacctgcagaacacgacacgtggacaacagaagatccaacggtcaaggttgagtgaggattattacatccggtgtgttggtcttaaagttgtccacgtgtcgtgttctgcaggtagcaaaataaggaaaaacagggatgagaaaaacagaggattattttccgacACTTCCTATGTGAATCACGATTCCATATCAGCTCCCTGCTTAGGAGAACTTAGGACCTCAACTTTGAAAAAGAATCTGAGGATGAAAATGAGGTCGCCATTATAGAATAGTGGAAGCTTTGTTTGGATTCACTTTACGATTTTCCATTGTGGAGTCCATCTGTATTAGGGTTTTCGTTTTTGTCTAGCTTTTTTAGTGGGCACATCTGTATTAGGGGTTTAAAGCTCGATATCAGTTGATGTTGATTTCGATAGCAATATTGACATGTAACAGTTTTATTAATTGAGATCAGACTGATTTATCCGACAAAATATCGATAAAAGATTTTGTTTTGCCAATTCCCCTCCCCTattttggtaacaacaatttAATATCCGCCAATTcacccccaaaaaatatttgatatCAACAATAAATCATatgatacaaaccctaaacctaaaactatGTTTTaaacaacacacacacacatggggGAAATGTTCATTGAACATGAGATGTTTCCTATGCCTACGCacatgggtatttttttttttaaataaaatataatgaaaaagTCTTATGTAAGAGTAAGAAACACCTCATGTTGAGagcgactttttttttttttttttttcaattttatagagaggaatatttcaaattgtCCTATGACTCGGGTACTCCAATGATCCAATCTTCCATAAAAGGTTTCTGGGCAGAGGGACCACGAatgtctctccctctctctctctttcctcctcacATAAAATGATCTCTCTATCTCCTTTATTCACAAATCATGACTCCTCATTAGTGCACTCCCCTAAACCGCTTATGTTGAGAACACTCcttggaaattaaaaaaaaaaatggttcccTATGCCATTTTCTTAGAAAACCCTCTCCAAACTtcaaaattaattaagaaaataattaaaatttgacAGATAAGCCTTAGGATTAGTCAGTTCTATTTCTCGATGGGGCATGGAAGGGGTATAACTCAGTGGTCCGGTAGAGTGTCGTCACCTTGACATGATGAAAGTCATCAGTTCAAGCCTGATTATCCCTGAACCCATTGTAAGTTTTCCTATTTTGACTTGCTCACCCGCCATGATCAAATGAGAATGGATAAGAGGCTCGTGGAGAAAATACCCACATTATCAATTGGAGTACCATAACTTCTTAGTTTCTGGAGAGTTTCCCCTCACCACCAATGTGGAGGGAATCTCCCACAGAACACCAATGGCAATAGAGAAAAATTCGATTAAAAAGAAACGGCAACACTAAAAATTGTATAACTTTTTTGTAGTACAAAACTGTATAATTCACCATCCATGAGAATGGATCCTTTGGACGTAGATTCACCTACAACTACAAGTACATGTTAAGGTGCCTATATCTATCCCTTATATATACCCATCATCACCGTTTAAATGACAAGAAATGAGACGTGTGTTTGTTTGCACTTAACATGTACACACAAAGGATCCAACTTCATCATTCACATAGGGACACATAATAAAGGCAAAAGaaagataataataaaatatagaaaaagggggaagagagcGCAACATTTCCTTGCACCTTCTATGCCAAACACAGGTCACATGAAAAGACTCTTTATTCTCATGTGGTCCGTGCCTCCATCTACTCTCCTATTGGCCCACGTACTAATATAATTGATCGTTAgcattttcttgccaaaaaataaagagagaaaaggttTTCTAAACCACCAAGGTAGGGTACTCCAACACCCTTGTTTTAATTACCTCGTTGCCCTCCCATTTATAATACAATTTTATTGCATTTCTTTGATGCACTCACCCTATGCCACTTGCTCAGCAaattttttctaataataataataaaaaaaaaggcacataTGTGAAAAACGATGGTATGCTGATGGCATCATGGCATGGTAAACTACCAAGTACTATCTCCGCAATAAACCCCGATCATCATGTGAGCCATACAATTGAATATGATGgtaagttattaaaaaaaaaaaaaaaaatacactcccctcccctatgcTGTACTTAAATATCAATCACCTCCCC
It includes:
- the LOC122074873 gene encoding protein SRC2-like isoform X2, with protein sequence MEYRPLELTVISAKDIKDVNLFGKMDVYVVVTLGGDPRTKQKTPIDKDGGRSPNWNFKMNFNIDEVAAQKGGLVLVFQLFSDRSLGGDKEIGDVHVPVKELLESAGKGNSAQSVTYQVRKPSGKAKVAAGTSAAYAAYPAPGSSSAYPPPGAAGYPPYPPQPQGAYPPPEGYPKPVAGYGYPPPGAYPYPPPQPGYGYPPQQGYPPVQQPQKKSRLGLGAGLLGGALGGLLIGDLIADAGHGGGCGGGGCGGGGCGGGGCGGGF
- the LOC122074873 gene encoding protein SRC2-like isoform X1 → MEYRPLELTVISAKDIKDVNLFGKMDVYVVVTLGGDPRTKQKTPIDKDGGRSPNWNFKMNFNIDEVAAQKGGLVLVFQLFSDRSLGGDKEIGDVHVPVKELLESAGKGNSAQSVTYQVRKPSGKAKGQLNFSYKFSDKVTAPASAVSKAAEPITAYPVAAGTSAAYAAYPAPGSSSAYPPPGAAGYPPYPPQPQGAYPPPEGYPKPVAGYGYPPPGAYPYPPPQPGYGYPPQQGYPPVQQPQKKSRLGLGAGLLGGALGGLLIGDLIADAGHGGGCGGGGCGGGGCGGGGCGGGF